A genomic segment from bacterium encodes:
- a CDS encoding response regulator, which yields MAKILIVEDRKEYRHLLKEKISPLYEVRSAMTAKEAIEELKTNPDVVILDMEFPEEQGGVVETDMGFEVLEKIKKTNPKIQVIILSSKEFDYEDAKRKGAFECLLKDTLGVFEKVLDIIEKCLKKS from the coding sequence ATGGCTAAAATTCTTATTGTGGAAGATAGAAAAGAGTACCGTCATCTTTTGAAAGAAAAGATAAGTCCGTTATATGAAGTACGCAGTGCTATGACTGCAAAAGAGGCAATTGAAGAACTTAAAACTAATCCTGATGTAGTCATATTAGATATGGAATTTCCTGAAGAGCAAGGAGGAGTGGTGGAAACTGATATGGGATTTGAGGTATTAGAAAAAATCAAGAAAACTAATCCTAAAATTCAGGTAATTATTTTGAGTTCAAAGGAGTTTGATTATGAAGATGCTAAGAGGAAAGGTGCTTTTGAATGTCTGCTGAAAGATACTCTTGGAGTTTTTGAAAAGGTACTTGATATTATTGAGAAATGCCTTAAAAAATCTTGA
- a CDS encoding sigma-54 dependent transcriptional regulator produces MAKSNVILVVEDEETFRHFVVKKLKSDYTVYEAASGKEVIENLKLQPEVVILDLRLPHEKGGFATEEIGFRLLEKIKEFDSMIQVIVLTGVGVGADDATKAMKKGAFDYILKDRMSDDPTRLQTAIRNALEKVKDKKIQLRLSSQTQYSVERQRKRYNFDELRKAEGIEYHLGNLVGNSSSMRNIYETIEKISQKKYEPVILLTGETGTGKGMIAAAIHYNSPRKNNLMIEVSIPALSSNLIESALFGHNKGAYTGAIKDEVGYFEKADGTTLFIDEIGEISGEIQTKLLRAIQEKVIQRLGSPNPIPIDVRIIAATNKDLAKAVKEGFFREDLYYRLNVIPIHIPSLRERLEDIPNLARHFIHKFGIEEKEELSLEDKAIEYLKGFDYPGNVRQLEHILERAVYFRSNNIITIDEIKNFIASEKLLLTPIDKSSLTKAPQPIISKIQSPCSKFLQTYIEKGGNLEQVSKRLQISHATVHKYFEQEKEHIFISLAGHHGNIEALAESWGVSAEHLRVALSKQNRILKFIEEKLTRYEKNQEKLADKLDISIDDLQKTIQRLQNIKKESKSKNM; encoded by the coding sequence ATGGCAAAAAGTAATGTCATTTTGGTAGTAGAAGATGAAGAAACCTTTCGCCACTTTGTGGTAAAAAAGTTAAAATCAGATTATACCGTATATGAGGCGGCAAGTGGAAAGGAAGTAATTGAAAACCTTAAGTTACAACCAGAAGTGGTTATTTTAGACTTGCGGTTACCCCATGAAAAAGGAGGGTTTGCCACAGAAGAGATTGGATTTAGATTATTGGAGAAAATTAAAGAATTTGATTCTATGATTCAAGTAATTGTCCTTACAGGTGTAGGAGTAGGGGCAGATGATGCTACTAAGGCGATGAAAAAAGGGGCATTCGACTATATCCTTAAAGATAGAATGAGTGATGACCCAACAAGATTACAGACTGCTATCAGGAACGCATTGGAGAAAGTAAAGGATAAAAAGATTCAATTACGACTTTCAAGTCAAACTCAATATTCTGTAGAACGCCAAAGGAAACGATATAATTTTGATGAATTAAGAAAGGCTGAAGGAATCGAATATCATCTTGGTAATTTAGTAGGAAATAGTTCTTCAATGCGTAATATCTATGAAACTATTGAGAAAATTAGCCAGAAGAAATACGAACCAGTAATATTACTCACAGGCGAAACTGGAACAGGAAAAGGTATGATTGCGGCGGCTATTCACTATAATAGTCCTCGTAAAAATAACCTTATGATTGAAGTATCTATCCCTGCCCTTTCATCAAATCTAATTGAATCAGCATTATTTGGACATAATAAAGGAGCATATACTGGTGCTATAAAGGATGAAGTGGGCTATTTTGAAAAGGCAGATGGAACTACTCTATTTATAGATGAGATTGGTGAGATTTCAGGAGAAATTCAAACTAAGTTACTCAGAGCTATTCAGGAAAAGGTAATTCAACGCCTTGGCTCACCTAACCCAATTCCAATTGATGTTAGGATAATTGCCGCTACGAATAAGGATTTGGCAAAAGCAGTAAAAGAAGGCTTTTTTAGAGAGGATTTGTATTATAGACTTAATGTTATACCAATTCATATCCCGTCTCTTCGAGAAAGACTTGAGGATATCCCAAATCTGGCAAGGCACTTTATCCATAAATTTGGCATTGAGGAAAAAGAAGAGTTATCTCTTGAAGATAAGGCTATAGAATATCTGAAAGGGTTTGATTATCCTGGTAATGTTAGACAGCTGGAACATATCCTTGAACGGGCAGTATATTTTCGGAGTAATAATATAATAACCATAGATGAGATAAAGAACTTTATTGCTTCTGAAAAGCTACTATTAACTCCCATTGATAAATCAAGTCTTACAAAAGCACCTCAACCTATAATCTCCAAAATACAATCTCCATGCTCTAAATTTCTCCAAACCTATATAGAAAAAGGAGGTAATTTGGAGCAGGTAAGCAAAAGACTACAGATTTCCCATGCTACAGTGCATAAGTACTTTGAGCAAGAGAAGGAGCACATATTTATCTCTCTGGCTGGTCATCATGGAAATATTGAGGCATTGGCAGAAAGTTGGGGGGTATCAGCTGAGCATCTAAGAGTGGCACTTAGTAAGCAAAATAGAATCCTCAAGTTTATTGAAGAAAAACTTACCAGGTATGAAAAAAACCAGGAAAAATTAGCTGATAAACTGGATATATCTATTGATGACCTTCAAAAAACCATCCAGCGTCTGCAGAACATCAAAAAGGAAAGTAAAAGCAAAAATATGTGA